A genome region from Magnolia sinica isolate HGM2019 chromosome 8, MsV1, whole genome shotgun sequence includes the following:
- the LOC131253083 gene encoding ABC transporter G family member 6-like gives MSRIVSDPDISDTRYSDNFSGFDRIPAMELEDIARSSLSRRMDGPSPSLGQLLKHVGDASNDTEVPAHHLVELSESGLGRSSLPFVLSFSNLTYSIKIRRKMTMPSFLNRNNGTVSVDSVETGIKSMKTKTLLNDISGEARDGEILAVLGASGSGKSTLIDALADRIAKDSLKGSVTLNGEVLESRLLKVISAYVMQDDLLFPMLTVEETLMFSAEFRLPRSLSKTKKKARVQALIDQLGLRSAAKTIIGDEGHRGVSGGERRRVSIGIDIIHDPIILFLDEPTSGLDSTSAFMVVKVLQRIAQSGSIVIMSIHQPSYRIVGLLDRLIFLSRGQTVYSGSPTRLPLFFSEFGHPIPENDNRTEFALDLIRELEGSPEGTKRLVEFNKSWQGMRARRSPNFDTSGLSLKDAISASISRGKLVSGATNDSGSASQMSTFANPFWIEMVVLTKRFATNTRRMPELFGIRLGAVLVTGFILATIFWQLDNSPKGVQERLGFFAFAMSTTYYTCADALPVFLQERYIFMRETAYNAYRRSSYVLSNSIVAIPSLIVLSFAFAATTFWAVGLAGGVSGFFFFFFIILAAFWAGSSFVTFLSGVVSHVMLGYTVVVAILAYFLLFSGFFINRDRIPPYWIWFHYISLVKYPYEAVLQNEFYDSRKCFVTGAQIFDNTPLGSVPPSMKGSLLKAMSGTLGVNITSTTCVTTGTDILKQQGITDLTKWECLWITVAWGFLFRILFYFSLLLGSKNKRR, from the coding sequence ATGTCTCGTATCGTATCCGACCCCGATATTTCGGATACCCGATACTCTGATAATTTCTCGGGCTTTGATCGGATACCAGCGATGGAGCTCGAAGATATTGCGAGGAGCAGCCTCAGCCGTCGGATGGACGGTCCATCACCGAGTCTCGGGCAGCTACTGAAGCATGTCGGAGATGCGAGTAACGATACGGAGGTGCCAGCACACCATCTAGTGGAGCTCAGTGAGTCGGGTCTGGGCCGGAGTTCTCTGCCTTTTGTGCTGTCTTTCAGTAATCTGACTTACAGCATCAAGATCCGACGGAAGATGACGATGCCGTCGTTCTTGAATCGTAATAACGGGACGGTATCAGTCGATTCCGTCGAGACCGGGATAAAGTCGATGAAGACGAAGACGCTGTTGAATGATATATCCGGCGAGGCGAGGGATGGTGAGATCTTGGCCGTTCTTGGTGCAAGTGGGTCCGGCAAGTCGACGCTGATCGATGCGTTGGCTGACCGGATTGCCAAGGACAGCTTAAAAGGATCGGTGACACTTAACGGCGAGGTCTTGGAAAGCCGGCTCTTGAAGGTTATATCGGCGTATGTCATGCAAGACGATCTTCTCTTCCCGATGCTGACAGTGGAAGAGACTCTGATGTTTTCTGCTGAATTCAGGCTGCCGAGATCGCTATCAAAGACGAAGAAGAAAGCACGGGTTCAGGCCTTAATTGATCAGCTGGGCTTGCGTAGCGCTGCTAAGACGATTATAGGTGATGAAGGGCACCGAGGCGTCTCAGGTGGGGAGCGGCGACGAGTCTCGATCGGCATCGACATCATCCACGACCCTATAATTCTGTTTCTCGACGAACCCACGTCGGGATTAGACTCGACGAGCGCATTCATGGTTGTGAAAGTACTGCAACGGATCGCGCAGAGCGGGAGTATTGTGATCATGTCCATACATCAGCCTAGTTATCGGATAGTGGGACTTCTCGACCGTTTGATCTTCCTCTCACGAGGACAGACGGTCTATAGCGGTTCCCCCACTAGacttcctctctttttctctgaATTCGGACACCCAATTCCCGAAAACGATAACCGAACTGAATTTGCACTTGATCTGATTCGGGAACTGGAAGGTTCGCCGGAGGGGACTAAGCGTCTGGTCGAATTCAATAAATCATGGCAAGGAATGAGAGCTCGACGAAGTCCCAATTTCGATACATCAGGCCTATCGCTGAAAGATGCAATCAGCGCTAGCATTTCACGGGGGAAGTTGGTTTCAGGCGCCACGAATGATTCCGGCTCCGCATCCCAAATGTCCACGTTTGCAAATCCGTTCTGGATTGAAATGGTTGTGCTGACTAAACGGTTCGCTACAAACACCAGACGGATGCCAGAGCTATTCGGTATTCGCCTCGGTGCAGTCCTCGTCACTGGTTTCATCCTCGCGACTATATTCTGGCAGCTCGATAACTCTCCAAAGGGAGTCCAAGAACGGCTAGGATTCTTTGCATTTGCCATGTCGACCACATACTACACCTGCGCCGACGCGCTTCCTGTCTTCCTTCAGGAACGGTACATATTCATGAGGGAGACGGCCTACAACGCCTACCGCCGTTCATCCTACGTGCTATCGAACTCGATCGTGGCCATACCGTCACTGATCGTGCTATCGTTTGCATTTGCAGCCACCACATTCTGGGCGGTGGGGCTTGCAGGAGGAGTGtcgggtttcttcttcttcttcttcataattCTAGCGGCGTTTTGGGCTGGAAGCTCATTTGTGACATTCCTATCTGGTGTGGTGTCCCATGTCATGTTGGGCTACACTGTAGTTGTTGCAATTCTCGCATATTTCCTCCTTTTCAGTGGATTCTTCATCAATCGGGACCGGATTCCGCCATACTGGATTTGGTTTCACTATATTTCACTGGTGAAGTATCCATATGAGGCAGTGTTACAGAATGAATTCTATGATTCGCGGAAGTGTTTTGTGACAGGTGCTCAGATCTTTGATAACACACCACTGGGGTCGGTCCCTCCTTCGATGAAGGGGTCGCTGCTGAAAGCGATGAGTGGGACACTTGGAGTGAATATAACGAGCACGACGTGTGTGACAACGGGGACGGATATACTGAAGCAGCAAGGGATTACTGATCTGACTAAATGGGAATGCTTGTGGATTACTGTGGCGTGGGGATTCTTGTTTAGGATCTTGTTTTACTTCTCTCTCTTGCTGGGGAGCAAGAACAAAAGGAGATGA